One window of Vibrio sinaloensis genomic DNA carries:
- a CDS encoding EAL domain-containing protein produces MYPQSGSQSRGHSAGHEDLSHLQAIDWQWDLDSHHLSIDESLCQQILNSDLPTLTGNVLLPCMAYHDQQQLLGLLTEACQSRSQQSYSCCLQLSDDQCCYVELSFKGVERHRVVGSLRVLLFLHATTSTLSALFSQLFNNGHHGVVLANHQREIIACNDAFLAHSHYHNGQLAGQSMDVLNSNKHSEDFYRAIWQQVEDEGHWSGVVLIQNALGKTYAQDLTLQKVTLVEGSFYCAVYLDLSDHLYRIADVELGGVDLLTQLPTEKQFNHAVASDWMEQTEPVICMVVAFHPDFEQVDDFEIKALLSEQLTLNPVAKYVGYLGNNHFVACLECQVLAGPSKVRLIHQTIRRFFSALNQSCGSGVHRAILHGRVGVSVLGHDTHKPNLLVNHAVQAMLEQSVEQRGQISFYHGALHKEVLRRKEMEEWAEQQIKSQSVEVYYQPIVDVRNWDVVRFEALSRFKGPDGRLLNTQEMVMIAEDLDLVSDLDWCVGKRALQDLNTIQQRFGAQIGVTINRSLNTKLEVDEVLQSAHSLIQTYAQLPNTVTIELTESAYFDSESRRSSLIRNIRRQGVSIAIDDFGTGYSSFAYLSDCNFDVLKIDREFIKDLKPNTRQYYIVKMITQLAHTLEVKVVAEGVETYEELEVVCSVGVDYIQGYFFSKPLPLHDLEQAWGYYDRLERFLSGSNCARRDSLLTLCKMHTPSLAPNDTLMRAYELFHSEQYQLEVIPIIDGKKCVGVVGREQLNHHISPTLGTKLETTRDLVMAKKTLNQVMRTQLFTASYHTKLSQAKELIQSGIKPPWLVVNDADEFLGVVTNQDLLHYFTDG; encoded by the coding sequence GTGTATCCGCAATCAGGTTCTCAATCGCGCGGGCATTCTGCTGGGCACGAAGACTTAAGTCATCTACAAGCCATTGATTGGCAGTGGGACCTCGACTCTCATCATTTGTCGATTGATGAGTCTTTGTGCCAGCAAATCCTCAACTCTGATCTGCCTACATTAACGGGCAATGTGCTGTTACCCTGCATGGCGTATCACGATCAACAACAGTTGCTTGGCCTTTTGACCGAAGCGTGTCAGAGCCGAAGTCAGCAAAGCTACAGTTGTTGCTTACAACTGAGCGATGACCAATGCTGTTACGTTGAATTGAGTTTTAAAGGGGTCGAGCGTCATCGCGTGGTTGGCTCGTTACGGGTGCTACTCTTCTTACATGCCACGACCTCAACACTAAGTGCGCTCTTTTCCCAACTATTCAACAATGGCCACCACGGTGTAGTGTTAGCCAACCATCAGCGAGAAATCATCGCTTGCAATGACGCGTTTCTTGCTCACAGCCACTACCACAACGGCCAACTGGCTGGCCAGTCTATGGATGTGTTGAATTCGAACAAGCACAGTGAAGATTTCTACCGCGCCATTTGGCAACAGGTTGAAGATGAAGGGCATTGGTCGGGTGTGGTTTTGATTCAAAATGCATTGGGCAAGACCTACGCTCAGGACCTGACGTTGCAAAAAGTCACTTTGGTCGAGGGTAGCTTTTATTGCGCGGTTTACCTTGATCTTTCTGATCACCTCTATCGCATTGCAGATGTAGAGCTGGGTGGGGTAGACCTACTGACTCAACTGCCGACAGAGAAACAGTTTAATCATGCCGTGGCCAGTGATTGGATGGAGCAAACCGAGCCTGTGATCTGCATGGTGGTGGCGTTTCACCCCGATTTCGAACAGGTTGATGATTTTGAGATCAAGGCGTTACTGTCAGAGCAGCTCACGCTCAATCCGGTGGCCAAGTACGTAGGTTATTTGGGCAATAATCATTTTGTTGCCTGCTTGGAGTGTCAGGTACTGGCAGGACCGTCCAAAGTGCGCTTGATTCATCAGACCATTCGCCGCTTTTTCTCTGCATTGAATCAGTCATGCGGTAGCGGTGTGCATCGAGCGATTTTACATGGCCGAGTCGGGGTCTCTGTGCTTGGGCACGATACTCACAAGCCGAACTTGCTGGTTAACCACGCCGTGCAGGCGATGTTAGAGCAAAGCGTCGAGCAGCGTGGGCAAATTAGCTTTTATCACGGCGCACTGCACAAAGAGGTGTTGCGACGCAAAGAGATGGAAGAGTGGGCGGAACAACAGATCAAGTCTCAATCGGTGGAGGTCTATTACCAACCGATTGTCGATGTAAGAAATTGGGATGTGGTGCGCTTTGAAGCACTGAGCCGTTTCAAAGGACCTGATGGGCGTTTGCTCAACACGCAAGAGATGGTGATGATCGCCGAAGACCTGGATCTTGTGTCTGACTTAGATTGGTGTGTAGGTAAACGAGCGCTGCAAGATCTTAACACCATTCAACAGCGTTTTGGCGCTCAAATAGGCGTGACCATCAATCGTTCGCTCAACACTAAACTAGAAGTCGATGAAGTGCTGCAAAGCGCGCATTCACTAATCCAAACTTATGCCCAGCTTCCCAATACGGTCACCATTGAGCTGACGGAAAGTGCTTATTTTGACAGTGAATCGCGCCGCTCATCGTTAATCCGCAACATCCGCCGCCAAGGAGTGAGTATTGCGATTGACGATTTTGGTACCGGTTACAGCTCATTTGCTTACCTGAGTGATTGCAATTTTGATGTGCTGAAAATAGACCGAGAGTTTATTAAAGATTTGAAACCCAACACTCGCCAATACTATATCGTTAAGATGATCACTCAACTGGCTCATACCTTAGAGGTGAAAGTGGTCGCTGAAGGGGTGGAGACCTATGAGGAACTTGAAGTGGTGTGCTCAGTGGGCGTTGATTACATTCAAGGTTATTTCTTCTCTAAACCACTGCCTTTGCACGATCTTGAGCAAGCGTGGGGGTATTATGATCGCCTTGAGCGTTTTTTGTCTGGCTCAAACTGTGCGCGGCGAGACAGCTTGCTCACCCTTTGTAAAATGCACACCCCCAGCTTGGCGCCCAATGATACATTAATGCGTGCCTATGAGCTGTTCCACTCAGAGCAATATCAGTTGGAAGTGATCCCGATTATCGATGGAAAAAAGTGTGTCGGCGTTGTGGGTCGAGAGCAACTCAATCATCACATTTCACCGACGTTGGGCACCAAATTGGAA